A genomic region of Equus caballus isolate H_3958 breed thoroughbred chromosome 1, TB-T2T, whole genome shotgun sequence contains the following coding sequences:
- the FAH gene encoding fumarylacetoacetase isoform X1, translating into MSFVPVAADSDFPIHNLPYGVFSTKSNPKPRIGVAIGDQILDLSVIKDLFTGPVLSKHQDVFDQPTLNSFMGLGQAAWKEARGFLQNLLSASQARLRDDTELRKHAFTPQASATMHLPATIGDYTDFYSSWQHATNVGIMFRGKENALVPNWLHLPVGYHGRASSVVVSGTPIRRPVGQMRPDDSKPPVYGACKLLDIELEMAFFVGPGNKFGEPIPISKAHEHIFGMVLMNDWSARDIQKWEYVPLGPFLGKSFGTTISPWVVPMDALMPFAVPNLEQDPRPLPYLRHDQPYTFDINLSVALKGEGMSQPATICRSNFKYMYWTMLQQLAHHSVNGCNLRPGDLLASGTISGPEPESFGSMLELSWKGTKVIELGNGHTRTFLLDGDEVIITGHCQGDGYRIGFGQCAGKVLPAVLPV; encoded by the exons ATGTCGTTCGTCCCGGTGGCCGCGGATTCAGACTTCCCCATCCACAACCTGCCCTACGGCGTCTTCTCCACCAAAAGCAAC CCAAAACCGAGGATTGGTGTGGCCATTGGTGACCAGATCCTGGACCTCAGTGTCATTAAGGACCTCTTCACTGGGCCTGTCCTCTCCAAACACCAGGATGTCTTCGATCAG CCAACTCTCAACAGCTTCATGGGCCTGGGTCAGGCTGCCTGGAAGGAGGCAAGAGGATTCTTGCAGAACTTGCTGTCTGCCAGCCAAGCCAGGCTCAGAGATGACACGGAGCTTCGGAAGCA TGCGTTCACCCCCCAGGCTTCTGCCACAATGCATCTTCCAGCCACCATAG GTGACTACACGGACTTCTATTCCTCTTGGCAGCATGCTACAAATGTTGGAATCATGTTCAGGGGCAAGGAAAATGCATTGGTGCCAAATTG GCTGCACTTGCCAGTGGGCTACCATGGCCGCGCTTCCTCTGTCGTGGTGTCTGGTACCCCAATCCGAAGGCCCGTGGGACAGATGAGACCCGATGACT CTAAGCCTCCTGTATATGGTGCCTGCAAACTCTTGGACATAGAATTGGAAATG GCTTTCTTTGTAGGTCCTGGGAACAAATTTGGAGAGCCGATCCCCATTTCCAAGGCCCATGAGCACATTTTTGGAATGGTCCTTATGAACGACTGGAGTG CTCGAGACATTCAGAAGTGGGAGTATGTCCCTCTTGGGCCATTCCTCGGGAAGAGTTTTGGAACCACAATCTCTCCATGGGTGGTACCCATGGATGCCCTCATGCCCTTTGCTGTGCCCAACCTGGAGCAG GACCCCAGACCCCTGCCATACCTCCGCCATGACCAGCCCTACACATTCGACATCAACCTCTCTGTTGCCCTGAAAG GAGAAGGAATGAGCCAGCCGGCTACCATATGCAGGTCCAATTTTAAG TACATGTACTGGACAATGCTGCAGCAGCTTGCTCACCACTCTGTCAATGGCTGTAATCTGCGGCCCGGGGACCTCTTGGCTTCTGGAACCATCAGCGGGCCG GAGCCAGAAAGCTTTGGCTCCATGTTGGAGCTGTCCTGGAAGGGAACAAAAGTCATAGAGCTGGGGAATGGACATACCAGGACGTTTTTGCTGGACGGGGATGAAGTCATCATAACAG
- the FAH gene encoding fumarylacetoacetase isoform X2: protein MSFVPVAADSDFPIHNLPYGVFSTKSNPKPRIGVAIGDQILDLSVIKDLFTGPVLSKHQDVFDQPTLNSFMGLGQAAWKEARGFLQNLLSASQARLRDDTELRKHAFTPQASATMHLPATIGDYTDFYSSWQHATNVGIMFRGKENALVPNWLHLPVGYHGRASSVVVSGTPIRRPVGQMRPDDSKPPVYGACKLLDIELEMAFFVGPGNKFGEPIPISKAHEHIFGMVLMNDWSARDIQKWEYVPLGPFLGKSFGTTISPWVVPMDALMPFAVPNLEQDPRPLPYLRHDQPYTFDINLSVALKGEGMSQPATICRSNFKGTARGTVTASALASVLEKCYLLSCQCEISLLSWN from the exons ATGTCGTTCGTCCCGGTGGCCGCGGATTCAGACTTCCCCATCCACAACCTGCCCTACGGCGTCTTCTCCACCAAAAGCAAC CCAAAACCGAGGATTGGTGTGGCCATTGGTGACCAGATCCTGGACCTCAGTGTCATTAAGGACCTCTTCACTGGGCCTGTCCTCTCCAAACACCAGGATGTCTTCGATCAG CCAACTCTCAACAGCTTCATGGGCCTGGGTCAGGCTGCCTGGAAGGAGGCAAGAGGATTCTTGCAGAACTTGCTGTCTGCCAGCCAAGCCAGGCTCAGAGATGACACGGAGCTTCGGAAGCA TGCGTTCACCCCCCAGGCTTCTGCCACAATGCATCTTCCAGCCACCATAG GTGACTACACGGACTTCTATTCCTCTTGGCAGCATGCTACAAATGTTGGAATCATGTTCAGGGGCAAGGAAAATGCATTGGTGCCAAATTG GCTGCACTTGCCAGTGGGCTACCATGGCCGCGCTTCCTCTGTCGTGGTGTCTGGTACCCCAATCCGAAGGCCCGTGGGACAGATGAGACCCGATGACT CTAAGCCTCCTGTATATGGTGCCTGCAAACTCTTGGACATAGAATTGGAAATG GCTTTCTTTGTAGGTCCTGGGAACAAATTTGGAGAGCCGATCCCCATTTCCAAGGCCCATGAGCACATTTTTGGAATGGTCCTTATGAACGACTGGAGTG CTCGAGACATTCAGAAGTGGGAGTATGTCCCTCTTGGGCCATTCCTCGGGAAGAGTTTTGGAACCACAATCTCTCCATGGGTGGTACCCATGGATGCCCTCATGCCCTTTGCTGTGCCCAACCTGGAGCAG GACCCCAGACCCCTGCCATACCTCCGCCATGACCAGCCCTACACATTCGACATCAACCTCTCTGTTGCCCTGAAAG GAGAAGGAATGAGCCAGCCGGCTACCATATGCAGGTCCAATTTTAAG